TTCGTTGCCGGAGTCGGTGCTCCTGCTCCAGCCGCTCCCCTTCGTGTAGTCGGCGTACACGCCCCAGTCGTCGGCGTAGCTCTGCTCGACGTCGACGGTGACCTCGCCGTCGGCGGTGATGTGGGCGTAGAGCGTGAGGTCCAGGTTCACGACGACCGGCAGGCCGGCCGCCTTGAGCACCGGCGAGGCGCTGAGGGATGCGAGCGGAACCTTGATCGAGGCGTCGTCCGTCGCGAACCTCCCCTTGACGTGCCAGTCCGCCCTGGTGTCGGCCGTGAAGCCGACGTGGGCCTTCTGGACGTCGAAGACGGCACCGGTGTAGTCGAAGTCGATGGCCGGGGCGACCTCCATGGAGCCCGAGAATTCGGCCGAGGTGCCGTCGGGCAGGTCGATGTCGGTGTCGGCGCTGAGCTTCAGGGCCATCGAGGCCGAGGCCGAGGCGCCGTCGATCCGCGGCACATAGCTGACCTCGAGCCCGGACACCTCCGGAGTGACGTCGAAGCTCGACGCGGACAACGCCGTATTCACGGAAGCGGACTTGGAGCCCAGCAGCTCGTTGATGGCGCCCGGGCGCGTGCTGACGGCCATCTTGCCGTCAGCGGCCTTCCGCACGCCCGTGACCACGAGCAGCGCGCCGTCCGGAGCCGCCGCGCACGGCAGGCTGTCGATCACCTGGCCGACCTTGACGCCGGCGGACGCGGTACCGGCGGAGAGCACTGCGGCGCCGGTCTTCGCGTCGTACGAGACCAACTGGACTCCGCCCGTGCCGGTGACGAGGGGCGCGGCGACCGGGGCCGCCGCGGCGGCGCTCGCCGACGGAGCCGCGCCGAGGCCGCAGAGCGCGAGCACCGAGGTGACCGCCAGGACGGAAGCGGTCTTCTTGCGTATGGACATGAGGTGGGGCCGCCTTCTGTTGGGGGGCAGGGAGAAACGGCGTTGCATGGAATTGACGGTTCGTCACATCGAAGCGCCCGGTCCGGCCTTCGACGTGTGGGCCGGTCAGGTCAGAGGGCGGCAGAGGAGGGCGTCGGGGACGCCCAGCTTGCCGTGGGCCGGGGCGCCCTGGGTCCGGTTGAAGGTGTAGGCGACGCCAGCGAGGTACTCGTCGGTGTGGCACTGGCCCTTGTAGTCGTAGGGGGCCCAGTCGTTCTTGATCTGCGTCTCGTTCAGCGACGGGTTGTCACCCCGGTCGAACCAGGCGACGCGGTTGGTCTTCGGCAGTGTGCCGGTCGCGGGCGCGCACAGCAGCCCGGAGATCGCGGTGTCCCAGAACGCGAACCCGGCCGCGTAGTGGTTCGTGGGACACTCCAGCTTCTCGTACCAGGGGGCCCAGTCCTTGGTCACGGTGCTCTGGTCCCTGACGACCTTCCAGTCGCCCGAGCCGGTGGCGGGGTGGTTGACGTCGGTGCAGAGGCCGCGGCGGTTTTCCCGGCTGATGCCGATCAGGCGCTGGCCGTCGGGGCAGGAGCCCTGGCGGTTGCCCGGGGTCTGGACCGGGGCGTTGGCGCGCATCCAGGACGCGGCGTTCTGGTTGCCGGAGGCGACGTTCAGCATGTTCCAGCGTTCGCCCTGGGCGACCGGGCCGGTCTTGCCGGGCGCGTTGACGAGCTTGTTCCAGGCGGTGGTGCGCCAGTCGCCGGGGTCGAGGACGCTCTTTCGGTTGCCGTCGTCGTCGTAGGAGATCAGCGCCCAGTTGTCGTTGATCTTGCCGTTGGTCGTCCAGCCGGTCAGCGGCCAGACGGCGAAGTCGGTGTCGTTCTTCACCAGGATGTCGGTGAAGCGGTTGAACCAGTCGATCTCCTTCTGGTCCGTCTGGCCGCGTCCGCCCGTGCCGAACTCGCTTACCCACACCGGGGCGGTGAAGTGCTGCCCGGACTCGGTGACGAACAGCGCCTGGTCGTTGACGACCTTGATCAGATCCTCGGGGCTGAGGTCCCGGTAGCGCGGGTCGTTGGTCTCACCGTTCTGCCAACCACCGCTCGCACCGGTGTGGTTGGGACCGGTGAAGCCGTAGAAGTGCGCCGAGTAGACCAGCTTGTTGGAGTACATCAGGGTGTTGGACAAATTGCGGACCGGGGTGAGCGTCGGCCGGCCGTGCGGGAACATGCCCTGCGGGATGCCCTGCCAGTTGATGCCCTCCATGATGACCAGGATGTCCGGGTGGGCGTCCTGGATCCTGAGGCCGGCCTCCTGGAACGCCTTGTACAGGTCGTGCTCGTTCCCCCAGCCCCAGTTCGGGTCGTCGTTCCAGTCCCGCCGGACCTCGTTGCGCAGGTCCGCGCCGACCACCCGGGTGTTGGACTTGTAGCGGTTCACCATGAACCGCCAGTTGTCGATCCACTGCTGGGTGGACTGGCTGGTGTTCCAGCGTTCGTTGCCGTCCAGGCCGCAGCACCAACGGTAGGTGGTGGTGTGGTTGTTGAGGATGACCGCGAAACCGTCGTCCGTCAGGGCCTTGACGACCGCGTCGAAGACCTCCAGCGGGGTCTTGTCCTCCAGCTGCGGGTTGGCCGCGACCGCGTAGTTCGGCACCAGGGTGTCGTCGTCGATCATCGCGTCGGCGAAGGGCAGCCGGATGGTGTTCAGGCCCAGCGCGTGGAAGTCGGCGAGGATTCGGCTGATCGGGACACGGTCCAGACCGAGCGGGATGTTGTTCGACATCTGGTCGGCCTGGTGGTTGGCCGCGTCGCTCTCGCTGCCGCTGCCCTCCCAGGTGCCCTGGGCGCCGGACCAGTTGCCGGCCTTCAGCTTGAACCGCTTGCCGTCGGCGTCGACGACGTACCGCCCACGGGTGCTCAGCGGCCCTTGCCACGAATCGGCGAGCTGCGGCCCGGTGAGCGCGGCGGGGGCCTTCACGGTGGCAGCCGTCGCGCCCGTGGCGAGCGGTGCCGCGTCGGCCGCGGTGATTCCTGTGAGCACCAGCGCCGAGACGGCGACGGTGGCGGGCAGGATGCGGGACACGGGCCTTCTGCCGGTGGAAGCCGGCCTCTCGAACGTCATGTCTTTCCCTCTGGGGTGGGGGCGGGAAGGCGGATCTGTGGAAGGTGCGGACCGGACCGACGGCCCGACATGGGGGACCGTGCCGTCGGTCCGGCGTCAGGCGGCCGATGCTGCGGCTCAGCACCGTGCCTGCTCCCTGGCACGTCCCGCGGGGTCGTGCCTGGCGGGGCGGACCCGACCCTGCCGTCACCCACGTCCGCGGACAATCAGGGGTGGCCGAAGTAGGTATACGTAAAGGAGCCGGAACCCGGCTCAGCGGCTGTCCCCCAGCCTCCGAAGCGCCTCGCCCACCGTCTTCCGCGTGGTGCCGAGCTTCCGCAGGACCCGGGCGACGTGCTGCTCGACGGTGCGGGTCGACAGGAAGAGCCCTGCGGCGATGTCCTGGTTGGTCGCTCCGCGCGACAGCAGCTCGGCGACCTGGAGCTCGCGAGGGGACAGCCGGTCCCCGTACCCCCGGCGCCCCTGCGACGCCCGCTGCCCCAGCCCGAGTTCGCGCAGGGCGTGCTGGCACCGTGCGGCGTCGGCCGACGCACCGAGCCGCGTGTAGGCGTCCAGCGCCTCGACGAGGTGCCGCGGCTCGCCGCCCGGCCGCGTTGCCTCGATGCACCCCAGGCGCTCGGCGGCGCGGGCGGCCTCGTAGGGGCGGCCGATCTCGTGCCACGCGCGCCGGGCCCGCTCGAACCGCTCGGCCGCCTCGGCGGGGGCTCCGTGGCGCAGCAGCAGGCCGCGGGCGAGGTGGAGTTCGGCGTGCGCGGCGGGCGTGTCCCGTCCGCGCAGTGCGCGTTCGGCGTCCTGCGCGAGGCGTTCGGCGCCGTCGCGGTCGCCGGTGGCCAGAGCCGCCTCGATCGCGGCGGAGAGCAGCCCGGCGTTCCTCGGCCAGGCCCGGGCCTCCCGCAGCAGCGCGACGGCGGGCGCGGCCGTGGACGCGGCCTCCTCGGCGCTGCCCAGGGCGAGACGGATGTGGACGAGTCCGGTGGCCGCCCGGAGCGCCACGCTCACCTCGGAGTGGCACTCCCCGTACGCCGCCGCGGTGCCGAAGTGCTCGAGCGCGCGGCTGCGCTGCCCCCGGGCCGCGGCCAGGCCTCCGAGGAGCAGGGCGCGTTCGACGCCGACCAGGATGATGTCGGGGTACTCGTCGGCGAGGGCGGCGAGGCGCTCCTCCAGGCCGTCCCATCGACCGCCCAGGAAGTCCAGGCTCAGCAGGGTGGCTTGCCCGTACACCCCCAGGTACGGGATGCCCGAGGTGTCGGCCCGTTCCTCGTTTCCGGCGAGAAGCCGCCGGGCGCGTGCGTCGTGGCCGAGTTCCGCGGTCAGGGTGCCCGCGTTGTGCACCGCGCGGGCGGTCTGCCGGACGACCTCCCGATCGTCCGACTCCCAGGGAAGCCGTTCGAGCAGCGACCAGACCGCCGGGTCGCCCTCCCGGGCCATGAGGGTGATCCGGGTGGCCCGGACGGCAGCCCGTATGCCTTCGTTCCGGCTGCCGGCGACGGCGGCCTCGGCCCGGTCCATCCACGCCCCGGCCTGCTCGACCGCGCCGCCCCACTCGTTCATGGCAAGCGCGATCATCGCCCTGGCCGCCCGCTCCGGACGGCTCTCCAGCTCGGCGGCGGCCTGCTCGATCTCCCCGAAGCCGGCGCGGTCCCCCGCCTGCGTGGCCATGAGCAGTCCGAGGCCGAGCCGGACCTCGCCCCGGCCGGCTTCGGGAAGTTGCCGGTCGGACAGGATGCGGCGGAGCAGCGCCGCGTTGGCCGTGTGGTCCGCGCCGAAGGTCGCGATGCGGGCGAGGGCGAGCGCTGCCCGGGAGCGGAGGGCCTCGTCGGGGTGCTGTTGTTCGAGGATCTGCCGGAGCAGCGTGGCCGCCGTACCGGTGTCGCCGACGGAGACGGCCTGGTCGGCGGCTTCCTCGGTGCGGCGGAGCCATTCTTCCCGGTCACCGAGGGCGAGCGTGTGGTGGGCGACCTGCACCAGCGGGACGGGGCGCTGCGCCTGCAGTTCCTCGACCGCCTTCTGGTGCAGCCGCCGGCGCCGAGGTCCGGGAACGTGCCGGTAGGCGACCTGCTGGGCCAGTACGTGCCGGAAGGCGTAGCGGCCCGGATCCGTCTCGCGCAGGACCGAGGCCGCAAGCGCCTCGATGATGCCCGTGGCACCCTCGTCCGGGTCGAGCCCGGCGACCCGGACGAGCAGCGGCTCGGAGGCCGGGACGGCGAGCACCGCGGCCGCGTGCACGACGGCCGCACCGGCGGGCGTCAGCGCGGCGAGCCGCTCGGTGACGGCCTCGCGCAGCCCGTGCGGTACGTCCGCCCGGCGCAGTCTCTCCACCGTGTCGTCGTCGCAGCCCGTCTGCCGGCCCTGCTCCCGCAGCGTGATCAGGTCCTCCTCCACGACCAACGGCAGTCCTTCGCTGCGCTGGTGGAGGGCCCGGCCGATCGCTCGGGTGGCGTGGTGGCCCAGGGTGGCGGTGGCCAGTTCGTGGATGTCCTCCTCGGTGAGGGCGCCGAGGCGGACCGTGGTTCCGCCGACCCCCGGCGGGTGGCGGTAGGCGGCGCCGAGCACCGGGGTCCCCGGCGGCAGGTCCTCGGCACGGTAGGTGAGGACGAGCGAGAGCCGCTCGGGCAGGTCGCGGGCGAGGAGAAGCAGCAGATCCCGCGTGGCACCGTCCACCCAGTGAAGGTCCTCCACGACCAGGACCGCCGGTCCGAGCGCGGCGAGGAACGACCGCACCGCCTGGACGAGTCGGTGGCGCCCGGCGTGGGGGTCCTCGACCGGGTCGGGGGGCGGCGGCAGCCGGTCGGCCAGGTCGGGGAGCAGCGGGGCGAGGGCGCCCGCCGTCGGCGGGACACCCGCCGTGGGCAGCCAGTCGCCGGCCTCCCGCAGCGCGTCCACGACCGGGCCGTACGGGAACGGCTCGCGCAGCGGGTGGCACGAGCCGGTGAGCACCCGGCCGCCTTCCCCGGCCAGCACGCACGCCGCCTCGTGCACGAGTCGGGACTTGCCGATCCCGGCCTCGCCCTCGATCAGGACGACCGCCGGAGGGCGCCGGACCGCGACCAGCAGGCGGTCGAGCTCGCGCTGCCGCCCCACGAACGGGAAGCCTCCGCCGTGTGCGGGTCGACCGCGATCGAGGGCCTTCGCCAAGGTGGTCAGCCTCCTGCGCGCGTCGTCCACCGGTCGGTGTGCGGGGTCAGGACCTGCACGCGTCGAATTCGAGCACGAATTCCGCGCGCTGATCCTCCTCGAACCACTGCCGATAATTGGTGCCCCACGCATTGTTGTGCAGGCAGAAGGCGAACCCCTCGCCGGGGTCGCCGAACGTGTCGTCGTGGCTGAACAACCGCGGCCCTCCGACGGCCAGCACCGGCGTGTCCAGCGGCGTGATCCGCACCGAGCTCCGGGAGTCGGCGTACACCAGGCCGTGCGCCGCGTGCAACGCCCGCCCGCCGTCGCGCACCACATCGAGCGGGTCCACCGACACGCCCGACTTCAACAGGCGCCACCGAGAAGGGGTCGCCACGATCGGCCGCAGGCGCAGCCAGGATGCCTCGGGTCCGTAGAACGCGTCCTTGTCGCACAGGAAGGCGGTGACTCCCAGCCGCAGCACGTCCCCCCGCGACACCCGGTACTCCAGCGTGACCGTGCGTGGCGCCCCGAACTCCTCGGTGGCCCGCGGGGGCAGGCCCGCCGTGACCCGGAGCACGGTTGCGCCGTCGGCGTCGGTCCAGCTGTGTGCCGTCCGCACGTACGGCCGGAACACCTCGGTCACGCGCTCGGGACGCACGAGTTCCAGCCCCGGCTTTCCCATGTCGGGGAACGCCCAATCCGCGTGGCGCTCCGGGTCACGCAGGTACTCGCGCAGCCAGCGCTGCTCGTCGCCCGAGCCGTACGCGATGTACGAGTATCCGCCCAACTCGCCGTGGCCGCGCGGATCGGCGGTGGTCGGTCGCGTCGCGAGAACTGGGCGACCGGCGACGGTCAGGGCGATGAGCGCACCGTGTGCGTCGATCTCCAGCTCCACGTCGTCGTGGACCGCACCGCCGTGCACCTGGACGGCGTGGGCCGGCAGTGGGGCGGGGGCGACCACGAGTTCGGCGTCCGCCTCGGCACGCAGGTCGGCCGGGAGGACGTCCAGCGCGGTCTGCGTGCGTGCGCGCTTCTCGTCGAACGAGGCAAGGGTCGCCTCGTAGCCGAACGGCTCCCGCGCCCACTGCCGCAGGTGGCCCAGGCTCGGCGGGACGCTCCGGTCGAGGTCGATCGCGTCCCGCGCGCGAGCCGCTCGGAAGTCGGCCTTGGTGTAGACCGTGTAGTCCGGAAGGTACCCCTTCACGTCGAAGCCCCAGGTGTGCTCGGCGGTGAGCGCAAGCTCGTCGGCGAGCCCCCGGTCCACCGGGCCGTGGCGCTCCAGCCGGCCGTCGGCGAGCCACTGGTCGCGCAGCCGCTGGAGGCGGGTCAGCCGGGAGGTGAGGACCGGGTCGGCCGAAGCGCCGTGGATCCAGCTGTCCCCGATCTCCTGGTCCACCACCGGCAGGTGCTCGCGGGCGGCCCAGGCCGTCCGGCCGAAAGCGTCCAGGGTCGATCCGCCGACCTCGGCATCGGGGTACTGCTCGCGCAGCACCGCGAGCAGGCGCTCCACGCTCTCTCGGGTGGGCGGACCGTGATTGTCGTTCGTGAACGCGAGGAACAGCGCGTCGTTCGATCCGCGCAGTCGGCGCACCCGCGCCGTCTCCGGGTCCGAGCCGTAGCCGGGGTCGTACGAGACCACGATCTCGTTGCCGTCCGGCGCACGCCATACGAAGTGCTCCGGCACGTCCGGCACGGGCGAGGCCGGGTTCACCCCGATGTGGAGGTACCGCACCCCCGCTTCCGCCAGGGGTGGCACGATGCCGATCGTGTGACCCGGGACGTCGGTCATCTTGCCGGCGCACGTCTCGCGGCCGTATCGCGCGTCGAGCCGCTTCGACACCTCGAGACCGTGCTCGATCGTGGCCCGGCTCATGAGTTCGGTCTGCGACGTGAACGGCAGGGCGTGCCAGGCCACGATCCCGTCTCGGACGGCCGCATCGAGATCGGCACGCTGGGCGGCGGTGCCGTGTTCCAGCGCGTGCGCGATCAGCCAGGACCCGGTGGTCCAGACGAAATCGCGCTTCCCGGTCGCGTCGAGCAGGTCACGTCCGAGCCGGACGGCCGCCGGGATGAACTCGTCCCGATACCGGCTGAGGACGTCGACCGCGAGGTCGGTGAACCCCAGGTCGAGGTGGGTCTTGTAGACCACGTGCACCCGGTTCGGGCCGGCAGCGGCGGCGGCACGGGCGACGGGATCGGTGTCATGGGGCACGCGCTGTTCTCGGAGCATCATGATCCTTGCCGGCTTCGTCCGGACACGGGCTGCAGGCGCAGGGTGAGGATCTGGAACGGGCGCAGGGTCAGGGACACCTGTCCGGCGGCCGTCTCGCGGGCGGCGGCGGAGTCCTCGCCGGGGGCGAGCGGGCGTTCCAGCAGGTCGGTGACGGTGGCCGACTCCAGCGGGAAGCCGGTGGTCAGCAGGGCCGTGGCCCGGCCTCCCTGCGCTTCGTAGAGGCGTACGACGATGTCGCCGGAGCGGTCGTCGGCGAGCTTGACCGTGTCGATGACGACGGCGTCGTCGTCCGTGGCCACCAGGGGCGCGACCGCCGCCGGGGAACCGGGCACGGAGCGCTCGGGCACGTTGAGGCCGTATCCCTCGCGCACCGCGTCCGCGATGTCGGCGCCGATCACGAACCCGTACCGCAGGTGGTGCCGGCCCCGGTCGGCGTCCGGGTCGGGATAGCGCGGGGCGCGGAGCAGCGAGAGCCGGACCGTCGTGGTGGTGCCGCCGTCGGGGCGGACGTCCCGGGTGACCTCGTGTCCGTAGGTCGAGTCGTTGACCAGGGCCGCGCCCCAGCCCCGTTCGCCGACATGGAGGAAGCGGTGGGCGCAGAACTCGAACTTGGCGGCGTCCCAGCTGGTGTTGGTGTGCGTCGGGCGCTGGACGTGTCCGAAGGGGATCTCCGCGCTGGAGTGGTCCGCTCGGACGTCCAGCGGGAAGGCGGCCTTGAGGAGCTTCTCCTCCTCCTGCCAGTCGATGTCGGTGGCGATGTCGAGGCGCCGCGATCCCTCGTCGAGGGAGATGAACTGCTCGATCCGCGACGCGCCGACCGTCCGTACGACCCGCACACCTCCTGCCTCGGCGCTCACCGAGTCGGCGTCACGGAGGTCGTGCACGGTGTTGCGGTAGAACGCGTCGATGTCCCAGGCGTCGTACTGGTTGGGGAAGTCCTGGTGGAGCTGGAGGAGGTTGGCCACCGTGCCGGGGGCCAGGGCCTCGCGGGCGGCGGTGATGTCGTACGCCGAGGTCACCAGGCCCCGGTCGTCGATCCGGACGCGGACGAGTCCGTTGTCGAGGAGGTGGCCGCCGCCCTCGGTCGGCGCGGGCGCGACCGGGCGGGCGGGCGCCGTGCAGGGTGACGCGCCGAGGGCGGGGATGCCGTCGCGGGTGAACGGGGAGGCGTTGAAGATCACCTGCTCCTCGCCCTCCCCGGCCAGGGCGCGCTGGGCGGCGTCGACGACGCCGTGCAGTTCGGCCGTGACCGCCGCGTAGGTCGCCTCGGCCTCGCGGTGCACCCAGCCGATGGAGGAGCCGGGCAGGATGTCGTGGAACTGGTGCAGCAGGACCGTCTTCCAGAGCCGGTCGAGGGCGTCGTGGGGATAGGCGAATCCGGTGCGGACGGCTGCGGTGGCGGACCACAGCTCGGCCTCCCGGAGGAGCTGTTCGCCACGCCGGTTTCCCTGCTTGGTGCGCAACTGGCTGGTGAGCGTGCCGCGGTGGAACTCCAGGTAGAGCTCACCGAGCCACACCGGCGCGTCGGGGTACTCCGCGCGCGCCCGCTCGAAGAAGTCGGCCGGGCTCTCGATGGCCACCCTCGGCGAGCCCTCCAGGTCCGCGAAGCGGGACGCGCGGGCCAGCATCTCGCGGGTGGGGCCGCCGCCGCCGTCTCCGTAGCCGAAGGGGAGGAGCGAGGTGTTGGCCGCCTCCTTGTCCTGGAAGTTCCTCACCGCGTGCGCGAGTTCGGCTCCGGTGATCTCGGCGTTGTAGGTGTCGACGGGCGGGAAGTGGGTGAAGATCCGGGTGCCGTCGATGCCCTCCCACCAGAAGGTGTGGTGCGGGAACTTGTTCGTGGTGTTCCAGGAGATCTTCTGGGTGAGGAACCAGCGCACACCGGCGAGCTTCATCAGCTGCGGCATGGCCGCGTTGTAGCCGAAGGTGTCGGGCAGCCACATCTCCTTCGTCTCGACGCCGAACTCGTCGAGGTAGAAACGCTTGCCGTGGATCAGCTGCCGGGCGAGGGACTCGCCGCCGATGATGTTGGTGTCGGGTTCCACCCACAGGCTGCCCACGGGAAGGAACTGTCCGGTCTTCGCCTTCTCCTGGACGCGGCCGTAGACCTCGGGGCGGCGCTCCTTGAGCCAGGCCAGCTGCTGGGCCTGGGACATGGCGAAACGGAAGCCGGGGTGGTCGTCCATGAGGTGGGTGACGTTGGAGAGCGTCCGGGCCACCTTGCGCACGGTCTCGCGCAGCGGCCAGAGCCAGGCGGTGTCGATGTGGGCGTGCCCGACGGCGGACATGCGGTGGGCGCTGGGCGAGGCGGGAGCGGCGAGCGCGGGGCGGAGCACCTCACGGGCGGCGGCGGCGCTGCCGGACACGTCCTGCAGGTCGATGGTGTCCAGGGCCCGCTCGACGGTCTGCAGCAGCTGCCAGCGGCGCGGTTCGGCCTCGGGGAGTTCGCGCATCAGCTCGCCGAGGACGTCCAGGTCCTGGGCGAGTTCCCACACCTCGGTGTCGAAGACCGCCAGATCGAGGCGGAGCAGCTGGTAGAGCGGGGCGCCGGCGATGCCGGTACCCGTCAGCCAGGAGGGCCGGCCGCCCGTGCGGTCGGGCACGTGGCTGTCGTTCAGGTTCGGGTTGGCTGCGGCCTCGACGTAGTACGTGAACTCCTCGCCGCCGACCGCCGGGTCGGCGACCGGAATGTAGGCGTTGCGCGGGTTGAGGGCCTTCACGACGGTGCCGTCGGCGCGGTACACCAGGCCCTCGCTGGAGAAGCCCGCACCGGTGAAGTTGAAGCCGATGTCGACGACGGCCTCGACACGGCGGCCCGCCCACTCCTCCGGCACCCTGCCGCTGATCCGGAACCAGCTGGTGGTCCACGGCGGCCCCCAGCGGTGGCCGAGCGCCACCGACCGGTACGGCGCGGCCAGGCCGTCGGCGACGGGGACGGGTTCGCCGGGAACGTTCCAGATCGCGATGTCGAGCGGGACCGTACGGGCGTGGACGGCCGGCCTGATGCGCTCGTCGAGGACACGGGCGAGCCGCTGCTCGGTGAGGCGCTGCTTGCTGTGCATGGATGTCTCCGTGGTCGTTCGGGAGAGTGCCGATCGGAGTGGGCGAGCCGGCCGGCGCCCGGCCGTGGGCCGGGTCCGCGCCGGTCTCAGTCCTCGACGGGTCCCAGGTCGGGTGTGCCGCGGAGTGCCACCGTCCGGGTGGTGGAACCGTGCAGTTCGAGGACGGTGACCTCGTTACGCCCCGCGCGCAGGACCGGGCCGGGGACGTAGAGCGTGGTCTGCGGGCCCCGGGACCAGTAGCGGCCGAGCGCGAAGCCGTTGATCCACACCTGGCCCTTGGTCCAGCCGTCCAGGGCGACGAAGCCGTCGGCCGGGCGGGCGATGTCCACGTGTCCGCGGTGGAAGGCCGGGCCGACCGGGGGCGCGGAGGGGTCCAGAGCCGTGTAGGACGGCGCGCTCGGGTCGTCCAGCGGCAGCGGACGGCTGTGCCAGCCGACGAGGGGCAGGCCGTTGGCGGTGACGGCACCGTGCAGGCCCTTGCGGTCGTGCATGGCCCGGCCGTAGTTGACGCGGCCCTGGTTCTCGACGAGTACGGCCAGGTGGGCGCCGCGTCGGGGAACGAAGAAGGTGAGCGCGTGCTCGTGGTTCTCCCGCTCCAGGACGCCGACCGGCTGCCCGTCGACGAAGACCTGGGCGCGGTCGCGCACCTCTCCGACGCGGAGCACGGTGCGGCCGGCGTCCGGGAGGGTCGTCTCGTACAGGACGAATCCGAAGGACTGGCCCAGCTGTTCCATGGTGACCGGCCGGTCGGCGTGCACCGCGAGGCCGCCGAGCCGCTCGGCCTGATCCAGGAGCCCGGCGCAGGAGGTGAGTTCGGCGACGGCCGGGGCGAGCTTGGGCGCGGGGGCGGGGACCGGCTCTTCGGGGACGGGCGCGTATCGGGCGATGACCTCGCGGAAGGCCGCGTACTTGGGGCCGGGGTCGCCGGCCTCGTCCAGCGGGGCGTCGTAGTCGTAGGAGGTGACGGTGGGGCGGTACGTACCCTTGTCGTTGGCGCCGTTGGTGAAGCCGAAGTTGGTGCCGCCGTGGAACATGTAGAGGTTGACCGAGGCGCCGGCCGCCAGCAGCCGGTCGAGGTCGGCCGCCGCGTCCTCCGCGCTGCGGGTGACATGGGTGCCGCCCCAGCGGTCGAACCAGCCGATCCAGAACTCGGAGCACATCAGCGGGCCTTCGGGCTGCCGGGTGCGCAGTTCGGCGAGCCCGGCGTCCACGCGGCTGCCGAAGTTGACCGTACGCAGGACGCCGTCGAGGCCGCCGCGCTCGAGGTCGGAGGGCTGGTCGCAGGTGAAGAGCGGAACGTCCACGCCGTGCCGGTGCAGCAGGTCGGCCAGGTCGGCGAGGTAGCCGGAGTCGTCGCCGTAGGCGCCGTACTCGTTCTCCAGCTGGACGGCGACGACGGGTCCGCCGCGGGTCGCGAGGTACGGGCCCACGGTCGCCAGGAGGGATTCGAGGTAGTCGTCCACCGCCTTCAGGAAGCGGGGATCGCGGCTGCGCAGCTCGATGTCCTCGTCGGCGAGCAGCCACGAGGGCAGGCCGCCGCCCTCCCATTCGGCGCAGATGTACGGGCCGGGCCGGAGCAGGACGTGCAGGCCCTCGGCGGCGGCGAGATCGAGGAAGCGGGGCAGGTCGAGACCTCCGTCCGCGCGGAACTCGCCGCGCCGGGGCGCGTGCAGGTTCCACGGGACGTAGGTCTCGACCGTGTTGAGCCCCAGCAGCCGCGCCTTGTGGAGCCGGTCGGCCCACTGCTCCGGGTGGACGCGGAAGTAGTGCAGTCCGCCGGAGATGATGCGGAACGGGCGGTCGTCGAGACGGAAGCCGTCTGCGGCGATCTCCAGTCGAGGCATGACTGTGGTGCTCCTAGGTGTCGTTGCTGTGGTGCCGTGCGGGGTGCCGGTGCCTGGGGCCGGCGGTCAGCTCAGAGGGCGGCAGAGGAGGGCGTCGGGGGCTCCGCCGTGCTGCCACTTCCAGGTGTAGGCGACGCCGGCGAGGTACTCGTCGTCCCTGCACTGGCCCTTGTAGGCGCCGGGGGCCCAGTCGCTGTTCACGGAGCCTCCGGATGCGGGCCGGTTGTCGCCCTGGTCGAACCAGACGTTGCGGCCGGTCAGCGGCAGCGCGGTGGCGGACGGGGCGCAGAGCAGAGCCGCCATCGAGTTGCCGTTGACGCTATAGCCGACGGCGAAGGAGTTGTCCGGGCACTGGAGCTTGTTGTAGCCGGAGGCCCAGTCGCCGTGGGTGACGTAGCGCT
This sequence is a window from Streptomyces sp. HUAS YS2. Protein-coding genes within it:
- a CDS encoding glycoside hydrolase family 5 protein is translated as MSRILPATVAVSALVLTGITAADAAPLATGATAATVKAPAALTGPQLADSWQGPLSTRGRYVVDADGKRFKLKAGNWSGAQGTWEGSGSESDAANHQADQMSNNIPLGLDRVPISRILADFHALGLNTIRLPFADAMIDDDTLVPNYAVAANPQLEDKTPLEVFDAVVKALTDDGFAVILNNHTTTYRWCCGLDGNERWNTSQSTQQWIDNWRFMVNRYKSNTRVVGADLRNEVRRDWNDDPNWGWGNEHDLYKAFQEAGLRIQDAHPDILVIMEGINWQGIPQGMFPHGRPTLTPVRNLSNTLMYSNKLVYSAHFYGFTGPNHTGASGGWQNGETNDPRYRDLSPEDLIKVVNDQALFVTESGQHFTAPVWVSEFGTGGRGQTDQKEIDWFNRFTDILVKNDTDFAVWPLTGWTTNGKINDNWALISYDDDGNRKSVLDPGDWRTTAWNKLVNAPGKTGPVAQGERWNMLNVASGNQNAASWMRANAPVQTPGNRQGSCPDGQRLIGISRENRRGLCTDVNHPATGSGDWKVVRDQSTVTKDWAPWYEKLECPTNHYAAGFAFWDTAISGLLCAPATGTLPKTNRVAWFDRGDNPSLNETQIKNDWAPYDYKGQCHTDEYLAGVAYTFNRTQGAPAHGKLGVPDALLCRPLT
- a CDS encoding ATP-binding protein, producing MGRQRELDRLLVAVRRPPAVVLIEGEAGIGKSRLVHEAACVLAGEGGRVLTGSCHPLREPFPYGPVVDALREAGDWLPTAGVPPTAGALAPLLPDLADRLPPPPDPVEDPHAGRHRLVQAVRSFLAALGPAVLVVEDLHWVDGATRDLLLLLARDLPERLSLVLTYRAEDLPPGTPVLGAAYRHPPGVGGTTVRLGALTEEDIHELATATLGHHATRAIGRALHQRSEGLPLVVEEDLITLREQGRQTGCDDDTVERLRRADVPHGLREAVTERLAALTPAGAAVVHAAAVLAVPASEPLLVRVAGLDPDEGATGIIEALAASVLRETDPGRYAFRHVLAQQVAYRHVPGPRRRRLHQKAVEELQAQRPVPLVQVAHHTLALGDREEWLRRTEEAADQAVSVGDTGTAATLLRQILEQQHPDEALRSRAALALARIATFGADHTANAALLRRILSDRQLPEAGRGEVRLGLGLLMATQAGDRAGFGEIEQAAAELESRPERAARAMIALAMNEWGGAVEQAGAWMDRAEAAVAGSRNEGIRAAVRATRITLMAREGDPAVWSLLERLPWESDDREVVRQTARAVHNAGTLTAELGHDARARRLLAGNEERADTSGIPYLGVYGQATLLSLDFLGGRWDGLEERLAALADEYPDIILVGVERALLLGGLAAARGQRSRALEHFGTAAAYGECHSEVSVALRAATGLVHIRLALGSAEEAASTAAPAVALLREARAWPRNAGLLSAAIEAALATGDRDGAERLAQDAERALRGRDTPAAHAELHLARGLLLRHGAPAEAAERFERARRAWHEIGRPYEAARAAERLGCIEATRPGGEPRHLVEALDAYTRLGASADAARCQHALRELGLGQRASQGRRGYGDRLSPRELQVAELLSRGATNQDIAAGLFLSTRTVEQHVARVLRKLGTTRKTVGEALRRLGDSR
- a CDS encoding DUF5054 domain-containing protein, giving the protein MPHDTDPVARAAAAAGPNRVHVVYKTHLDLGFTDLAVDVLSRYRDEFIPAAVRLGRDLLDATGKRDFVWTTGSWLIAHALEHGTAAQRADLDAAVRDGIVAWHALPFTSQTELMSRATIEHGLEVSKRLDARYGRETCAGKMTDVPGHTIGIVPPLAEAGVRYLHIGVNPASPVPDVPEHFVWRAPDGNEIVVSYDPGYGSDPETARVRRLRGSNDALFLAFTNDNHGPPTRESVERLLAVLREQYPDAEVGGSTLDAFGRTAWAAREHLPVVDQEIGDSWIHGASADPVLTSRLTRLQRLRDQWLADGRLERHGPVDRGLADELALTAEHTWGFDVKGYLPDYTVYTKADFRAARARDAIDLDRSVPPSLGHLRQWAREPFGYEATLASFDEKRARTQTALDVLPADLRAEADAELVVAPAPLPAHAVQVHGGAVHDDVELEIDAHGALIALTVAGRPVLATRPTTADPRGHGELGGYSYIAYGSGDEQRWLREYLRDPERHADWAFPDMGKPGLELVRPERVTEVFRPYVRTAHSWTDADGATVLRVTAGLPPRATEEFGAPRTVTLEYRVSRGDVLRLGVTAFLCDKDAFYGPEASWLRLRPIVATPSRWRLLKSGVSVDPLDVVRDGGRALHAAHGLVYADSRSSVRITPLDTPVLAVGGPRLFSHDDTFGDPGEGFAFCLHNNAWGTNYRQWFEEDQRAEFVLEFDACRS